In Caldalkalibacillus salinus, the following proteins share a genomic window:
- the vrrA gene encoding VrrA/YqfQ family protein — MRKTKKSRYGQQIGFLQGQSPGSFPPGQGGPPQSFTGMGPRPPFPGHPGGSFGGPFAGPGGSGGTPPGLGGLLQGLTGGSGTLDIPGLLSNAQKLIGAVNQAGEVAKNISPMVQLLKNFNLEDLSLDDDEEDDTIQEEDSSESKKKSPKRKRAKTNKRKMKKRKKRATKAKRKKD, encoded by the coding sequence ATGCGAAAAACCAAAAAAAGTCGATACGGTCAACAAATAGGATTCTTACAAGGTCAATCTCCCGGTTCTTTTCCTCCAGGTCAAGGGGGACCCCCCCAATCTTTCACGGGCATGGGACCTAGGCCTCCGTTTCCAGGTCATCCTGGTGGTTCCTTCGGCGGGCCGTTTGCAGGACCTGGTGGATCAGGAGGCACTCCCCCGGGATTAGGTGGCTTATTACAGGGTCTAACGGGAGGGAGTGGTACACTAGACATCCCAGGCCTGTTGTCAAATGCCCAAAAACTGATCGGCGCAGTTAATCAAGCGGGTGAAGTAGCCAAAAATATTAGTCCCATGGTGCAACTTCTTAAAAATTTTAACCTTGAGGATTTATCTTTAGATGATGATGAAGAAGACGATACGATACAGGAGGAAGATTCCTCGGAAAGCAAAAAGAAATCACCCAAAAGAAAAAGAGCGAAAACAAATAAAAGGAAAATGAAAAAGCGTAAAAAAAGAGCAACGAAGGCCAAACGTAAAAAAGATTAA
- a CDS encoding redoxin domain-containing protein, whose product MPKGATETRTLKVGDKAPDFTLQATGDRTVSLSDYQGKKNVFIAFYPLDWTPVUGAQMPSYEDDLPRFEEYDTQVLGISVDSVHSHNAWQKSIGGISYPLLADFYPHGEVSEKFGVFRTNKDEPAYGASERALIIIDKEGIVQFIDVHPIGEQPDNEELFEVLRKL is encoded by the coding sequence ATGCCAAAAGGTGCAACAGAAACAAGAACACTAAAAGTTGGCGACAAAGCGCCTGACTTTACACTACAAGCCACTGGCGATCGTACCGTTTCATTGTCTGATTACCAAGGCAAGAAAAACGTATTTATCGCATTCTATCCACTAGATTGGACACCTGTCTGAGGAGCGCAAATGCCTTCATACGAGGACGATCTTCCTCGTTTTGAAGAGTATGATACCCAAGTTTTGGGTATTAGCGTTGACAGTGTACACAGCCATAACGCATGGCAAAAGTCTATCGGTGGTATTTCTTATCCATTACTAGCGGACTTCTATCCACATGGAGAAGTATCTGAAAAGTTCGGTGTATTCCGCACGAACAAAGATGAACCCGCTTATGGTGCATCTGAACGTGCTCTTATCATCATCGATAAAGAAGGTATTGTCCAATTTATCGATGTTCACCCAATTGGGGAACAACCGGATAACGAAGAACTATTCGAAGTGTTACGTAAATTATAA